CCAAATCTGTGACTTGCACGTTTTTCGTTTCTTCAACGGAACCCTTTTCCGCGAGTACCTTGCTATCCGTAAACGCGTGATGATTCGCATCTTGTCGATTATTCGTTGGTAATTCTCGCTGTAAAACTTTAACCGGACTCTTCGGTTTCGTGCCGTTGTCGGAATGATCTTTTTTTTGGCAATTTGTACAGGAAGATTGCTTGGAATGGGTCGGTGAATTTACTTGCCTCTTACTCGCGTTGTTCTTCTGAGCAAAACCCATATGCGGTCTACCTAGTCTTTGAAGATTAATTTGCGACGTGACTCGAAACGACATTGTTGGTTCGTAATGGAGTACCGGGTCTACGCGTTTTAAATGTTTTTGCTTTTGTTGCGGTTGCATCCTGTGTATTGTATTGTCCATTCGTTGTTGGTAAGCGATATGCGGTTGGAAAGGTGTTGCTAAATTTGTATTTATAGTCGGATTGAAGTTCACATTTGCGGGTGGACCGTAATGAAGATTTAGGTTAGGATGCACGTACGAATCCACGGAGCTATACAGAGTGTCCATTCGTCGCGGTAACACATGGCACTCTCTAACCGTACACGCAGGGCAGTTTTGTTGATGCATACTCTGAACCATGTTTTCTCTACTGCGATCCATGTCGTTGTACCGATCTTGCGTAATTCGAGGACCAATTCCATGAAATACTTGTGGTACTATTTGTGCAGGCTGATACATTTGATCGTTTTGGGGAATCACTTGAGTTTGAGACTGATGACTGTAACTTTCGTAATGTATACCTCCGTTACTCATTACCCTACCATAAGCTAGACTGGTATGATATTGCGGAGGTTGCGATGTGTACTCTTGTTGTTGATGATCTTGATATTGAGGATACTGGGGGACAGGTGGTTTCGCGTCGATCCAAGTTTCTTGTTGAGGAAGAGATTGCTCCGAATCTCGTTTAGCTTGTACCGCGTTCCAAACATCCTTTAGCTCACCAGTGATATCTCGATCCTTTAGTATTGTATATTGTCTTGTAAAAATCACTCCTGTGTTCTCAGTTTCCACAAAGTCTAATAAATGTTCTATTAAACAGGAACGCTTCTGTAACAAAATTAAAGCCATACAAATAGTTTTCGTAAAAGACACGTAAATATTACAATTCCGTATCTAAAATACCTTTGGATCTGTAGCATTTTTCCCATTAATTTGAAGATATTCCGGATTAGTCATTACTGCAAAAACAACAGCATCTGCTTTTGTACGTGGTGGTCGTACCCTCATCCCTCCATAAAGTGGTACAGGAATAGAAGGGTTTACTGGCATTGTAATCTTTTCCCAGGATAAAACGTTTACGTAACATGGAACTCCACAaccctaaaataaaaaaaaaaaaatatttaatttttcacttTGACATTAAAAAATATGTTCGTTCTTTTCTCTATAGTTTTTATAACAAGGATCTACCTGTATAAAGTCTTGTATGCACATATGAGGCTGAGGAGGATTTTTAAAGAGACGTGCACCATTGCGCTTCATTCTTGTTGCTCCACCTTCAGTCATTTCGTAACTGAAAATACATTTATCTTGATGTTTTGCATTGCACATTGACACTAGAGTTTTATGCTTGCAAATACGATAATATATATGCAGATACGTTTTACATACAGTTTGCATTTAAATTGATATATAGAAGTTACACAAAAATAACATTCGATAATAAAAATACTACTtggttattattatttaaaaatcgtttatttatttgaatttactTCGTTATATGTTGCGAACGATAAAGCCTTACCTCGAAAATAAATATGAACAGCACGTTTATAAGTTTCGGTAAAACGAAGAACGAATTATCAGTTACAGAATATCAGTAGTTGTGTAGTAACCATTGCAATACGACTGTGAATAGGAGCGATAGAAAGGGAGGCTGAAAATTCGTAACAACAAATGTGGCGGAGTAAATGCGTAAAATCGCATGCTGGCACTTATTAAACGTACGGATACGCTTGCGAAATGGaaagaaggaaatttttaaatcgggGGCGCCGCGTGTAAATTTGATAACAGAAGTTTAGTATAGAAACGGAACAATTTTTACGATCTCCCAGACGCATTAGAGCCCTCTCGCTTCTCGACCATTGTAGATTGTCAATATAACCTAAAAATTCTACGAGTTTACGTACTAAATACACCAACGAATACAAACGAAACGATTATTTTCGTGATGTAATACATTGTCGAGACGATATGTAATCCTCTATTACGTAAACTCACCCCGCGGTGCTGTTTCACGTGTAAAAACACTCAAACAACCAGAGACACGACACGATACATTATCGGGCAGCTTCGGTGGAAAAGATCCATCGCTCcttttgtttattatttttccGGAGTCTGCGCGATTAAATTGACCACGGGCGCTATATTACCTTACGCGTACAGATCACGAACTAAAATGTCTAAGATGGCTGAAAACGGAAATCATGCTTGATGTAGGTACGTATGCATTAATGTGAAGTGGGCTGAAAATTCCCTAGATAAAATTTCATCCTTACgtggaatattatttttattaataaaactaaAGGGAAATCGTATCTGATTGCAATATGTAAAATCCAAATAATTATTAATGCAGCATAGATcataaaataaaaggaaatcgaATAAATAGCGATCGATATGTGTGACGAGGAATAATTGGCGGGATATAGAGAATTGGCGGGATATGGCTGTGAATGTGCATCGTGGAATTTGCTTTCCGATTAACAGTATTCTAAGAAAAGAGTGACAATGATCATTGTCATTGATCGTATGGAACAACGTAATAATCGTTAGTCTTATTGGTTTTTCGGGATATTGTCTCTCTAATTGTACGATTAATAGTGCAGCATTATTGTCTCACCAGACGTGATCGTTGAAGAAGGTATTTGCATAATTTCAGTAATAAATAGCAATTTACTTATCCCTCGATAATATTCTCTTTTTATTTATTACGGTAGTGAAATTGGAAAGTCAATATCGAAGGAATCATCAATCAGTCATTGTGGTATGTGCACATTTACacgtttttattttgtttgtttAATTTACACTTTACCGTGACATTTATAACATGTTATTATTTTCATGGGTTTTGTGTCGACGTGATATCTACCAATTGTGTCTGTATTTCGAACGTTTTTACCGTAGCACGATAATACGTATCAAACACTGCTTCGAAAAGTAAAAAGTATATCGTTACACATATTACATTTCcagttatatttattttcatattttgtgTATTCGTATATTTGTTTGCTTTTGCTGGAAACTCGTGTATTTTCGTTTCGCAATTTAGCAGAGTAAAAATAAAAGTGTTATAAAACGTTTATCTCGTAATGTTAAATAAATTCCAGAGTAATTATTCTTTTTGTGCAATAATCGTCTCGTTTAATTTCATCTTTATCGCAGTAAAAAGTTGAAGGCAAGTAACGTACAAATAAACAACGGTCCTCCCTAACCTATTCGACACTATTGAAACGATTATTTCTGTACGAAAAAGAAGGTTCTTCTACAGTAGAATCTCGATTCCCATTTAATAAGAAAGATAGGAATCTATTAGTTATGGTCCTTACTTTATTTCTCGTAAATTGTCAATTTCTAACCAATGACCAGTAacgtaatatatttttatagaacAAAAATTCTTGTATACGTATTTTTGGTATGTTTTCAAATCTGTATAGTGATATTCATCGGTAAATGAGAGTGTTCTATTATCCGTAACGGCATGTCGCCCTATTATTTAGTTCGATTAATGAAAGTTCCAATGTTATATTGTCTCGACGCATAAAGAATTTCGTTAAGAAGCTGACGAGCCGAGGTTTCGTACGCGACCACTAGATTTGCACGCGCGCCTCCCTATCATTACATCGCATTAGTCGGAGCAATTAGTGGAATAATAATCAGAAGGCTGTTTCGAATAAGTTATCGTTAGTTTATTCGCCGAAGACGATCCTTTCGATCGTTAGTGGCGCCACTTGTGCAGGGTGCACCACCGTGTACGTGGCGTATCGGAAGAACATCGATGGGGCCCCTCTTGAATCCACCGTATCATTATGACGCCTTGCAGGCAACTATCGATCCCGATCGATGATATTAATAGTCGCTAACTACAGTCTTCCACGCCGCTCGCGTTCTACAGCGTGTTTCATGTGCCTGGCCGGAACCGTTTTTTCATCTTGGTGCATCAATGCCGTCGCTTCACAAGACCACGGAATCGCTGTTCGCGTTTCTCGTTGTTCGTTCGCGATAATCGAGGCGTAAATAAATTTGCAGGTAATAAGAAAGAGGGAGGAAAAGTTTCCGAGCTTCCGTAATAAATTACAGGCTTCGTAGGTCTCATACTGCTGGCAATTACGATCGTAGAGCTCGTACGATCGCGACAAGTATTTCGATATTTACAGTTTGTTTTGTCAATCCGACGCCATCGAGCGTCTACTGGATACGTGCCTCTTTATCCTGTCATTAGTCTTTAATTAGTGGTTGAAGATCGTACGAGGCTAATCGTTGAAATATTTCCGATTCGAGTAAGTAATTAAGGTTAGGCTTAAAGGCAGTCCTTTAGCAGTCCACCTCGCGTTTACGCAGTATCGTTTTATCGCACAACATATAATTAGGTTAGGTTCGAATGTTGCCTATCTGTCTAGCTTTTTCTCGGTACGGTAAATGACACGAAGtgaaaaatagaacaaaaagtGCGAACGTTTTTTCGATCTGTGTAATAAAGTGATCGATAGTAATCATTAATATTAGTCTGTCGTCAGATGGCTGGACAGGATACATCGTTTACGGAGGTGCATCGGGAACAATGGGATCATGTAACAAGGTGTTTTTCGTGCGTGTGGGGACGTTTGGGATTTTGCGCGCCAAAAGTGATACCAGTAACTTTGGAAAGTGCATATCTTCGCAACTAAGCTTCGGATCGTGAAACGGTAAGCGACTTTTCGATTCATATTTACAGACGGAATTAGTCCTGACTAAAGCCCTCTTGCTTGGACAAGAGGATACGATTCGATATAATGATTATGTACAGGTTATGTTTCTACAAATTAAGTAGCGTATATTTGGGTTGGGTAAAAGATTGGGTTATTATGGGGGAATCATAATTATTTCGTATCAAAGTATCCGTGAAGGCAAGCGGAATTTCGAAATGTTTGGTATTTTGTGGAAAACGTGATCGTCGGGACGAGCGGAATGCAACGGAATCTTCTTTGGTTCCTCTTTGTTGCGCAGAAAATTCAAGTCGCGGTGCGCGAGAGAAGCGTTAACAGGCGGGAGACGTGCGAACGTAACGCGAAGTCGCGATAGGGGCAGCGATTCGACGAGACGATCGGTGCCCCGTAAGAAGTCTGTAATGCGAAATAATGGGTATCCACCCACTCGATGAAAATTACACGAGACGTGGTTCTCGATCCGCCGTCTCCCCCCTCTTTCTCCATTGGCCCCATCCACCCGTGGGCCACGTACGCACGCTGGGAAATAAAACGAGAACCGATTCGCGGCGCGCGTACGGAACCGCTCGCCAACGTTCGGGGATAATTGTTTAGCAGGCGCGAACACTGTAATTAAAACCGAAGATGATGCAGATAGGATATATCGGGGGCGCGTCTGTCTATTGTGCAAGATGACGCTAACCGGTTACAGGTGGCGTTTCGCGCGTCTGCTCCTCGTTAGAGATACACAACGAACGCGTTTCATATCAGTACCGATAACAACGTTTCGAACAAAGAATAGCGACAAAATGTCAAGTATACGAACGATACGTTTATCGGATGAAAAATTAGTCCTCCGATAAATCCTATAGGATTTTCACGTAATAATATATGAATATTTAAGGGTCGTTCAAAGTACTCGagtacctataaaatattaaattattttaagagTGCCAGCCATAGGTGAAACCCCTGGATCGGACCAGGTGCATCGAGCATCGTGCACGGCAGCCCCGCTGGCTCGTCTGGTCGTTTAAACGAGCCATTGGCTGGGACTCCTTATGAAAATTAATTGACATATCGATCGGCGTCGATGCGCGCGCGTTCGTGCAGAGTCATCGTCGTGGCTTCGTTCCGGTTGCCCGTGTAGCCGAACAGAAAAAGAAGGTAGGAAAGAGTTTAACAGAAAAATATAACCTCGGGAATTAATACAATAATGAAATAGCCTCGAGGAACACTTGGCGGCGTTGATACGTATATGTGTAACGCGACCTTTAATCGCCGTATGAAATCAACGGAACGAGCATCGATGCAACGCGACGTTATGTTTCCGTGACACGAGGTAGACCGATTGCCATAAAAGTCGAACCCAACCGTTGTAATTAATTCACACCTACGGACGGTACGCGGCGAATCTTTTTTCATTCGTATCGATGTCGTGGTCGGGAATTAATATAAAACTTGCATTCGTTTGTTCGGTCGAATTAAATGTATCGAGCCTATTTTGCGATTCTTTGCGATCGTTACGATTATTTTGTCGCGTCGAGCGTGGCGTCCGTTGAGCCTAGTGGGATTCGAGCTTGATAAAAAATGGCGATCGCGCGCTCGCGAGCTCGCAGCGTCCCACACTCGATCTCGTTCGCATTGTTTATCGCGTTTCGTGCCGCCTCGCCACGGACGAATATGTCGGGCATGCTTGGTCACGATTAGGAAGGATGACACGGATAATataataacgaaaaaaaaagcCACGCGGGTATAAAAATAAATGGCCGTGGGGGGAGGTGAACGAAGAGAACCCGACGTGCCACACGCAGAGACCACGCGAGACGTGTTTATAGTAATGAGCCTTGTCGTTATTTGTCCAGCGAAAGGGATTTATCGAGATACCTCGTGAGATCTTGTTGCTcgatcttcttcttcttctccttcgtcgtcgtcttcttcttcttccccaCCCCCACCGAACCTCGATGTCTCCTTATTTCCTCTTCGTCGCTTGCTTTCTTTCCACCCGTTCCCGTTC
The Colletes latitarsis isolate SP2378_abdomen chromosome 14, iyColLati1, whole genome shotgun sequence DNA segment above includes these coding regions:
- the LOC143350027 gene encoding uncharacterized protein LOC143350027, with the protein product MTEGGATRMKRNGARLFKNPPQPHMCIQDFIQGCGVPCYVNVLSWEKITMPVNPSIPVPLYGGMRVRPPRTKADAVVFAVMTNPEYLQINGKNATDPKKRSCLIEHLLDFVETENTGVIFTRQYTILKDRDITGELKDVWNAVQAKRDSEQSLPQQETWIDAKPPVPQYPQYQDHQQQEYTSQPPQYHTSLAYGRVMSNGGIHYESYSHQSQTQVIPQNDQMYQPAQIVPQVFHGIGPRITQDRYNDMDRSRENMVQSMHQQNCPACTVRECHVLPRRMDTLYSSVDSYVHPNLNLHYGPPANVNFNPTINTNLATPFQPHIAYQQRMDNTIHRMQPQQKQKHLKRVDPVLHYEPTMSFRVTSQINLQRLGRPHMGFAQKNNASKRQVNSPTHSKQSSCTNCQKKDHSDNGTKPKSPVKVLQRELPTNNRQDANHHAFTDSKVLAEKGSVEETKNVQVTDLDEEVKKNNDSEGVALESSKIPNDNHALGSALTTAGRDSSNSSEDVTLSAEKAQETKHIDVPNGQNTSEPKYPKSKGMAMKGNKHKESTENNRTIRIRFVSDQKNDSPKRSQTTVNSIIKSVFKIHPGMSGEETSSKRKSNGQAKVNAKTNGENEEPQQGYTILKKSDSITHEEVMNELAQISIQDCKEATEVSSVLS